The sequence CTAATATTTCTTCAAGTTCAGGATGTTCTTCAAATACTTCTTCTCTAATGTTAGGAGCCGCATTATAAGCTGGGTGAAAATCCTTATCATCTTCTAAGGTTACTAAATTATAACCTTCAATCCGACCATCTGTCATAAATCCCATACCTACAGGTAATTCACCATCTCTTAAAACTCCATAAATTATACCTGGTGACATTTGTTCAGCATTATCAAATTGAAATCCATAAGTTTCTTCGACTCCTTGCATTCCATCATCTCTAGTATAGTACTCTTGGTTTGTTGCTAAGGTCCATTCATCACCTGCAGGTGAATCTTCATTATTATTTATAGCTTCTGCTAAATCACTTATTGTTTCTATCTCAACTTGTTGTGCTTTTTCTTCACTCATCATTAAAGTGTAAGTGTTATCTAATTGAGCATAATCAAGCCAAACTACACCATTTTCTTTTAGATCTTCTTCTTTTACAACTTCGTAACACTGTTCACTATCTGTAATAGCTTCATCATAGCCTAAATGAGTAATTAATGCAGTCCCTGTATACTCCCACTTAACATCTACATCTTCAGTTAAAAGTGCCTCTCGCACTACACTTGTTCCTTCTAATCCAGTATTATCGATCACATCATATCCATGTTCTTCTAATAACTTTACGGTTAACTGACCTAGAATTAATTGTTCAGTAAATTCTTTCGACCCTACAGCTATCACATCACTTTCTTCACCTGTACCTGCTTCTTCTCCACACCCCACAGTTACTAATGTTAGACTTACAACCAAACAAAGTGATACTAAAAGCTTCAAGGTTAACTCCTCCTTTAAAGTTGTTAATACAAACAAGCTTTATCTTTTTAATGCTTGTTCTAATGTACCCAAAACATTATCTAGAAGCAATGCAAATAAGGCTGATAGAGTGGCTCCTAAATAAACTAATTGATACCGGTCTAAGTTTAAACCTGCACTAATGATATCTCCAAGACCACCTCCACCAATAAAAGTAGCTAATGTAGCAGCACCAGTACAAATCACAACAGTTGTTCTAATTCCAGCCATTATTACAGGTAGAGCTAAAGGGAATTCAACTTTGGTAAAAATTCTACAAGAAGTCATACCCATTCCCCTTGCAGACTCAATTATGTCGGGGGCAATTCCTTGAATCCCTATTGAAGTATTTCTCAAGATAGGGAGTAAGGAATATAACCAAAGTGCAAACAATGCGGTTGTCTCACCTATTCCTAAAATTGTATAAAAAAGACCAAGAATGGCTATACTTGGTACTGTTTGAGCTATATTTATTGTATTATCTACTAATGGCGTTAACCAGCGAAATTTAGGTCTTGTTATTAAGATACCTAGAGGAACACTTGTCAGTACAGCTCCCACAGATGCAAAACCTACTAATCTAATATGTCTAATCAATGATTCAAAAACAGTACTATAGTCTAACCAAGTTTCTGTAAGACTATCTACTGGATTTTGTACATTATAAATTATTGCACCACTACCAAGAAGTAAGTATATAACCGGTAATATTATAAAAGAATACTTTTTTAAATAGCTAAAATACTTTATGATAAAAATTTTAAGCTTATGTGAAATTTTTAATCTTTTTGTTCTATATTCGATT comes from Natranaerobius trueperi and encodes:
- a CDS encoding glycine betaine ABC transporter substrate-binding protein; its protein translation is MKLLVSLCLVVSLTLVTVGCGEEAGTGEESDVIAVGSKEFTEQLILGQLTVKLLEEHGYDVIDNTGLEGTSVVREALLTEDVDVKWEYTGTALITHLGYDEAITDSEQCYEVVKEEDLKENGVVWLDYAQLDNTYTLMMSEEKAQQVEIETISDLAEAINNNEDSPAGDEWTLATNQEYYTRDDGMQGVEETYGFQFDNAEQMSPGIIYGVLRDGELPVGMGFMTDGRIEGYNLVTLEDDKDFHPAYNAAPNIREEVFEEHPELEEILGKLSELLDNETMQLLNAKVDIEEYQPETVAEKFLQEEGLVSK
- a CDS encoding ABC transporter permease, with translation MNLNNEPRKQSEIEYRTKRLKISHKLKIFIIKYFSYLKKYSFIILPVIYLLLGSGAIIYNVQNPVDSLTETWLDYSTVFESLIRHIRLVGFASVGAVLTSVPLGILITRPKFRWLTPLVDNTINIAQTVPSIAILGLFYTILGIGETTALFALWLYSLLPILRNTSIGIQGIAPDIIESARGMGMTSCRIFTKVEFPLALPVIMAGIRTTVVICTGAATLATFIGGGGLGDIISAGLNLDRYQLVYLGATLSALFALLLDNVLGTLEQALKR